In a single window of the Necator americanus strain Aroian chromosome X, whole genome shotgun sequence genome:
- a CDS encoding hypothetical protein (NECATOR_CHRX.G21563.T1) translates to MKNDYTDLVEQFGSTSSGYAFVRHLLYDCGITEDANSGLKLMIITIFSMAFIIYASAHSPTAIIIPAHQFVAPRYIAVGGDFYNPLVHPTSADVWPHVHTPTELIYEHREIADFLGIPAFYWVALFFLVVAVLVGGLLFLILFIVRRQQERRFERNQRACSNL, encoded by the exons ATGAAAAACGACTATACAGACCTGGTGGAgcaatttggctcaacgtcgtcagGATACGCCTTTGTGCGACATTTgttgtacgactgcgggattaCAGAAGATGCGAACTCTGGGTT gaaGCTCATGATCATTACGATATTCTCTATGGCTTTTATAATCTATGCTAGTGCTCATTCACCAACAGCTATAATTATTCCGGCACATCAATTTGTTGCACCTCGATACATTGCAGTAGGTGGTGATTTCTACAAT CCTCTTGTACATCCAACATCTGCAGATGTCTGGCCACATGTGCATACTCCAACAG AACTCATCTACGAACATCGTGAGATTGCGGATTTTCTTGGAA TTCCAGCCTTCTACTGGGtagcattattttttctggtGGTTGCTGTACTCGTCGGTGGACTTctgtttctcattttattcattGTAAGACGACAACAGGAAAGGAGATTCGAACGAAATCAACGAGCTTGTTCAAATTTGTAA
- a CDS encoding hypothetical protein (NECATOR_CHRX.G21563.T2) → MIITIFSMAFIIYASAHSPTAIIIPAHQFVAPRYIAVGGDFYNPLVHPTSADVWPHVHTPTELIYEHREIADFLGIPAFYWVALFFLVVAVLVGGLLFLILFIVRRQQERRFERNQRACSNL, encoded by the exons ATGATCATTACGATATTCTCTATGGCTTTTATAATCTATGCTAGTGCTCATTCACCAACAGCTATAATTATTCCGGCACATCAATTTGTTGCACCTCGATACATTGCAGTAGGTGGTGATTTCTACAAT CCTCTTGTACATCCAACATCTGCAGATGTCTGGCCACATGTGCATACTCCAACAG AACTCATCTACGAACATCGTGAGATTGCGGATTTTCTTGGAA TTCCAGCCTTCTACTGGGtagcattattttttctggtGGTTGCTGTACTCGTCGGTGGACTTctgtttctcattttattcattGTAAGACGACAACAGGAAAGGAGATTCGAACGAAATCAACGAGCTTGTTCAAATTTGTAA
- a CDS encoding hypothetical protein (NECATOR_CHRX.G21564.T1), whose translation MGVCCPDGVLSFIHVSYVPLVEECTANALNYIPDIPVLMSRETHSYDRVGPMSTPLIAVVRMKPIINDIEVDDHYEEYETLSIKDGTCPDAVQSQSQASGDRLDAESGCVLGAAEPPLKNMISEGAYIELMKNCSKWNERACNERRARLRYPFFDQQTGTAHRFNPVFYRLPSQRCNATDAHTIVQYVTQRWRRRQSANSSDAIEMKMFLRDNPALDAALNTTAASAQSEVMDVNFDYGQGKGTPKGLFDYNEEGDDDASNDDGGSDEDDWGSKRKSRKAQSGSSGGPGGSKNKKKASDSGRAGRASAAAASAAQDAADETNNFHCTLCSAAYKSLAGLAYHKAFQHNDPLPIGTSIEISPLLETSSICDLCLGSKNMNKKTMKPEDLVVCHDCGRSAHPSCLSFNDNVPVIIKRYGWQCIECKSCTICGTSENDDKLLFCDDCDRGYHTYCFTPKMKSLPENEYSCALCIGTFGARASAVPKKTGSAN comes from the exons ATGGGAGTTTGTTGCCCTGATGGCGTGCTTTCGTTTATTCACGTCTCCTATGTCCCTTTAG TTGAAGAATGCACCGCTAACGCCCTCAATTACATCCCCGATATTCCTGTCCTCATGTCTCGCGAAACTCACAGTTACGATCGAGTGGGACCCATGTCaacaccactcatcgctgtagTACGAATGAAACCAA TAATCAATGACATTGAGGTCGATGATCACTATGAGGAATACGAAACGCTTTCAATTAAGGATGGTACGTGTCCAGATGCAGTCCAGTCTCAGTCTCAGGCCAGTGGCGATCGATTGGACGCTGAGAGCGGCTGCGTCCTTGGGGCTGCCGAGCCCCCTCTGAAG AATATGATCAGCGAAGGCGCGTATATCGAGTTGATGAAAAATTGCTCGAAATGGAACGAACGCGCATGCAATGAGCGTAGGGCCAG ACTTCGCTACCCATTCTTCGATCAACAAACGGGAACAGCGCATCGCTTCAATCCAGTATTCTACCGTCTCCCTTCCCAGCGTTGTAATGCTACAGATGCGCACACAATCGTTCAATATGTAACACAAAGATGGCGTCGTCGTCAGTCAGCGAACTCTTCAGATGCAATTGAAATGAAGATGTTTCTACGCGACAATCCAGCCCTCGATGCTGCTTTAAATACTACTGCAGCTTCTGCCCAGTctg AAGTTATGGATGTGAATTTCGACTACGGGCAAGGGAAGGGAACACCTAAAGGACTTTTC GATTACAATGAAGAGGGAGATGATGACGCATCTAATGATGACGGGGGAAGCGATGAAGATGATTGgggatcaaaaagaaaaagtcgcAAAGCTCAAAGTGGCTCGTCTGGTGGCCCAGGAGGCtcaaagaataagaagaaggcGAGTGACTCGGGAAGAGCGGGGCGAGCTAGCGCCGCGGCAGCAAGTGCGGCGCAGGACGCGGCGGACGAAACGAACAATTTCCATTGCACAT TGTGCTCAGCGGCCTACAAGAGTCTCGCGGGCCTAGCTTACCACAAAGCGTTTCAACATAACGATCCATTACCCATTGGTACTAGCATAG aaatttctccaCTACTTGAAACATCGTCGATCTGTGATTTGTGTTTGGGCAGCAAGAACATGAATAAGAAGACGATGAAACCTGAGGATCTTGTTGTGTGCCACGACTGTGGAAGATCGg cCCACCCATCCTGTCTTAGCTTCAACGACAACGTCCCTGTCATTATCAAACGTTATGGATGGCAGTGCATCGAGTGCAAGAGTTGCACGATTTGCGGGACGTCAGAGAATGAC GACAAGCTTCTATTCTGTGATGACTGTGATCGTGGCTACCATACTTACTGCTTCACTCCGAAGATGAAAAGCTTGCCAGAAAATGAGTATTCATGTGCATTATGCATCGGAACGTTCGGTGCACGTGCTAGCGCTGTGCCCAAGAAAACGGGGTCCGCCAACTAG
- a CDS encoding hypothetical protein (NECATOR_CHRX.G21564.T2) yields the protein MFVAQCTSTRQINMMHTTTTGPSRAIGKSFQPAINAPRQSLIGHVIASAQSYPPGVGRDGHSTQCLINDIEVDDHYEEYETLSIKDGTCPDAVQSQSQASGDRLDAESGCVLGAAEPPLKNMISEGAYIELMKNCSKWNERACNERRARLRYPFFDQQTGTAHRFNPVFYRLPSQRCNATDAHTIVQYVTQRWRRRQSANSSDAIEMKMFLRDNPALDAALNTTAASAQSEVMDVNFDYGQGKGTPKGLFDYNEEGDDDASNDDGGSDEDDWGSKRKSRKAQSGSSGGPGGSKNKKKASDSGRAGRASAAAASAAQDAADETNNFHCTLCSAAYKSLAGLAYHKAFQHNDPLPIGTSIEISPLLETSSICDLCLGSKNMNKKTMKPEDLVVCHDCGRSAHPSCLSFNDNVPVIIKRYGWQCIECKSCTICGTSENDDKLLFCDDCDRGYHTYCFTPKMKSLPENEYSCALCIGTFGARASAVPKKTGSAN from the exons ATGTTCGTAGCTCAATGCACATCGACAAGGCAGATCAATATGATGCACACCACAACCACG GGGCCATCGCGGGCAATTGGGAAAAGTTTTCAACCAGCAATAAACGCACCTCGGCAAAGCCTCATTGGTCACGTTATCGCCTCTGCGCAAAGCTACCCACCGGGCGTGGGGAGGGATGGGCATTCAACGCAATGCC TAATCAATGACATTGAGGTCGATGATCACTATGAGGAATACGAAACGCTTTCAATTAAGGATGGTACGTGTCCAGATGCAGTCCAGTCTCAGTCTCAGGCCAGTGGCGATCGATTGGACGCTGAGAGCGGCTGCGTCCTTGGGGCTGCCGAGCCCCCTCTGAAG AATATGATCAGCGAAGGCGCGTATATCGAGTTGATGAAAAATTGCTCGAAATGGAACGAACGCGCATGCAATGAGCGTAGGGCCAG ACTTCGCTACCCATTCTTCGATCAACAAACGGGAACAGCGCATCGCTTCAATCCAGTATTCTACCGTCTCCCTTCCCAGCGTTGTAATGCTACAGATGCGCACACAATCGTTCAATATGTAACACAAAGATGGCGTCGTCGTCAGTCAGCGAACTCTTCAGATGCAATTGAAATGAAGATGTTTCTACGCGACAATCCAGCCCTCGATGCTGCTTTAAATACTACTGCAGCTTCTGCCCAGTctg AAGTTATGGATGTGAATTTCGACTACGGGCAAGGGAAGGGAACACCTAAAGGACTTTTC GATTACAATGAAGAGGGAGATGATGACGCATCTAATGATGACGGGGGAAGCGATGAAGATGATTGgggatcaaaaagaaaaagtcgcAAAGCTCAAAGTGGCTCGTCTGGTGGCCCAGGAGGCtcaaagaataagaagaaggcGAGTGACTCGGGAAGAGCGGGGCGAGCTAGCGCCGCGGCAGCAAGTGCGGCGCAGGACGCGGCGGACGAAACGAACAATTTCCATTGCACAT TGTGCTCAGCGGCCTACAAGAGTCTCGCGGGCCTAGCTTACCACAAAGCGTTTCAACATAACGATCCATTACCCATTGGTACTAGCATAG aaatttctccaCTACTTGAAACATCGTCGATCTGTGATTTGTGTTTGGGCAGCAAGAACATGAATAAGAAGACGATGAAACCTGAGGATCTTGTTGTGTGCCACGACTGTGGAAGATCGg cCCACCCATCCTGTCTTAGCTTCAACGACAACGTCCCTGTCATTATCAAACGTTATGGATGGCAGTGCATCGAGTGCAAGAGTTGCACGATTTGCGGGACGTCAGAGAATGAC GACAAGCTTCTATTCTGTGATGACTGTGATCGTGGCTACCATACTTACTGCTTCACTCCGAAGATGAAAAGCTTGCCAGAAAATGAGTATTCATGTGCATTATGCATCGGAACGTTCGGTGCACGTGCTAGCGCTGTGCCCAAGAAAACGGGGTCCGCCAACTAG
- a CDS encoding hypothetical protein (NECATOR_CHRX.G21565.T1), giving the protein MPTCSQCSKSIIKSSTTPRGKTASKSRKSSSRSTKPTKMVLRSATNRLPPRKDEFACICCREAPVPRQTRRKAARKPTVSTTTSTQTKAEVLRTAKRRQSLNPDPPTSTPKSSLRPEAAWNVVKKRWASRLGDLDDPEFHLPRRNRTPDTFSSDS; this is encoded by the exons ATGCCTACGTGTTCGCAATGCTCTAAGTCCATTATCAAATCCAGTACGACGCCGCGGGGCAAGACAGCCAGTAAG TCGAGGAAATCGTCGTCGAGAAGTACGAAACCAACGAAAATGGTCTTAAGATCGGCAACGAATCGTTTGCCACCTAGAAAAGATGAATTCGCATGCATCTGTTGTCGTGAAGCTCCAGTTCCGAGGCAAACTCGCAGGAAAGCT GCACGCAAGCCGACCGTCAGCACCACTACCTCGACGCAGACGAAAGCGGAGGTTTTGAGGACCGCTAAAAGGCGTCAGTCGCTCAA TCCCGACCCTCCTACGAGCACTCCAAAATCGTCGTTGCGTCCAGAAGCAGCATGGAATGTGGTGAAGAAGCGTTGGGCGAGTCGCCTTGGCGATCTGGATGATCCCGAATTTCATTTGCCGAGGCGCAATCGCACCCCGGATACATTTTCCTCTGATTCCTAA